Proteins encoded in a region of the Manis javanica isolate MJ-LG chromosome 15, MJ_LKY, whole genome shotgun sequence genome:
- the CUX2 gene encoding homeobox protein cut-like 2 isoform X15 → MTAKEAGPRRKGQRKALQVLSEASTTGTGLSSTHALHGCNPATTVTAEQREGTSPAGPTLTEGSRLPSIPSKALLTETLLQRNETEKQKGLQEVQITLAARLGEAEEKIKVLHSALKATQTELLELRRKYEEEAASKADEVGLIMTNLEKANQVARCAGGVSRQEKEGSRAEPSDPSPQDKLGPGPLPTRLGEEPCPTEPRERAEAAQREVESLREQLASVNSSIRLACCSPQGPSGDKVNFALCSGPRLEAALASKDREILRLLKDVQHLQSSLQELEEASASQIADLERQLSAKSEAIEKLEEKLQAQSDYEEIKTELSILKAMKLASSTCNLPQGLAKPEDSLILAKEAFFPTQKFLLEKPSLLASPEEDPSEDDSIKDSLGTEQSYPSPLQLPPPPGPEDPLSPSPGQPLLGPGLGPDGPRTFSLSPFPSLASGERLAGDTLLSKHMMPPAAFKGEAGGLLVFPPAFYSTKAPSAPVTPAPGPEPPGGPEPVDGGGGGAAGAGAGAEEEQLDTAEIAFQVKEQLLKHNIGQRVFGHYVLGLSQGSVSEILARPKPWRKLTVKGKEPFIKMKQFLSDEQNVLALRTIQVRQRGSITPRIRTPETGSDDAIKSILEQAKKEIESQKGGEPKNSTAQLNITNGTAPASTSEDAIKNILEQARREMQAQQQALLEMEAGPCGQSVPPSPPERPSLAAMSQSGAPACVKQEDGGGSGGGGIGGTSSSATQTSLTVLSPAAFVQSIIRKVKSEIGDAGYFDHHWASDRGLLSRPYASVSPSLSSSSSGYSGQPNGRAWPRGDEAPAAPEDEAAGGEDEPPRVGELKAEGGIPEAGSGGRLAYYPAYVPRTLKPTVPPLTPEQYELYMYREVDTLELTRQVKEKLAKNGICQRIFGEKVLGLSQGSVSDMLSRPKPWSKLTQKGREPFIRMQLWLSDQLGQAASQQPSASQASPTEPRSSPSPPPSPTEPEKSSQEPLRLALESIKENQQPEGRSSSSLGGKMYSGSQATGGIQEIVAMSPELDTYSITKRVKEVLTDNNLGQRLFGESILGLTQGSVSDLLSRPKPWHKLSLKGREPFVRMQLWLNDPHNVEKLRDMKKLEKKAYLKRRYGLISTGSDSESPAARSECPSPCLQPQDLSLLQIKKPRVVLAPEEKEALKKAYQLEPYPSQQTIELLSFQLNLKTNTVINWFHNYRSRMRREMLVEGTQDEPDPDPSGGSSVLLPGHSHPDPTAQSPDSEPEDQKPTVKELGPQEGPEGLTALSAQGKAPMRIKQEQSEEAAEEEEAGSQLRDSQEPGQGQGSPTEARPDPPGDNGLPEAAPGLLLPGETTPDHPSLQPSQESKPGEQLHLDPQSFKSASESSRCSLEVSLNSPSAASSPGLMMSVSPVPSSSAPISPSPPGAPPAKVPSASPTADTAGALNPSTKVNPNLQRRHEKMANLNSIIYRLERAANREEALEWEF, encoded by the exons GGCAGATGAAGTTGGCCTGATCATGACCAACCTGGAGAAAGCAAATCAG GTGGCTCGCTGTGCAGGAGGTGTCTCCAGACAGGAGAAGGAGGGAAGCAGAGCAGAGCCTAGTGATCCCAGCCCACAGGACAAGCTGGGACCTGGGCCTCTCCCAACCAGGCTGGGCGAGGAGCCATGCCCCACGGAGCCAAGGGAG CGAGCAGAGGCCGCCCAGAGGGAGGTAGAAAGTCTTCGTGAACAGCTTGCCTCTGTCAACAGCTCCATCCGCCTGGCCTGCTGCTCCCCGCAGGGACCCAGTGGG GACAAGGTGAACTTTGCGCTCTGCTCAGGCCCTCGGCTCgaggctgccctggcctccaaGGACCGGGAGATCCTGCGGCTGCTGAAGGATGTGCAGCACCTCCAGAGCTCTCTGCAGGAGCTAGAGGAGGCCTCCGCCAGCCAGATCGCAGACCTGGAGCGGCAGCTCTCAGCCAAGTCCGAGGCCATAGAG aaactggaagagaagctCCAGGCACAGTCTGActatgaagaaattaaaacagagctGAG CATCCTGAAAGCCATGAAGCTGGCCTCCAGCACGTGCAACCTCCCCCAG GGCCTGGCCAAGCCTGAAGACTCACTGATCCTGGCAAAGGAGGCCTTCTTCCCCACGCAGAAATTCCTTCTGGAAAAACCCAGTCTCTTGGCCAGCCCTG AGGAGGACCCTTCAGAGGATGATTCCATCAAGGACTCTCTGGGCACGGAGCAGTCCTACCCATCCCCTCTGCAGCTCCCACCACCACCAGGGCCCGAAGATCCCCTTTCCCCAAGTCCGGGACAGCCCCTGCTGGGCCCTGGACTGGGCCCTGATGGCCCGCGGACTTTCTCACtgtcccccttccccagcctggcTTCGGGGGAGAGACTGGCAGGGGACACACTGTTGTCCAAGCACATGATGCCTCCAGCCGCCTTCAAGGGGGAGGCGGGCGGCCTGCTGGTGTTCCCCCCAGCCTTCTACAGCACCAAGGCCCCCTCAGCCCCTgtcaccccagcccctggccctgagCCTCCCGGGGGCCCCGAGCCAGTGGATGGTGGTGGAGGCGGTGCAGCTGGGGCAGGGGCCGGAGCAGAAGAGGAGCAACTAGACACGGCGGAGATTGCATTCCAGGTGAAGGAGCAGCTGCTCAAACACAACATAGGGCAGCGGGTGTTTGGCCACTATGTGCTGGGGCTGTCGCAGGGCTCAGTCAGCGAGATCTTGGCCCGCCCCAAGCCCTGGCGCAAGCTCACAGTGAAGGGCAAAGAGCCCTTCATCAAGATGAAGCAGTTCCTGTCAGATGAGCAGAACGTGCTGGCTCTGAGGACCATCCAGGTGCGGCAGCGAG GCAGTATCACCCCGAGAATCCGCACACCGGAGACAGGCTCAGACGATGCCATCAAGAGCATCCTGGAGCAGGCCAAGAAGGAGATCGAGTCTCAGAAGGGGG GTGAGCCCAAGAACTCAACAGCCCAATTGAACATCACCAATGGCACTGCCCCTGCTAGCACCTCAGAAGATGCCATCAAGAACATTCTGGAGCAAGCGCGCCGTGAGATGCAAGCACAGCAGCAGGCCCTGCTGGAGATGGAGGCAGGCCCGTGTGGCCAGTCGGTGCCCCCCTCACCCCCAGAGCGGCCCTCGCTGGCTGCCATGAGCCAGAGTGGGGCCCCAGCCTGTGTCAAGCAGGAGGAcggtggtggcagtggtggcgGTGGCATCGGGGGGACCAGCAGCAGTGCCACACAGACATCCCTCACAGTCCTGTCCCCCGCCGCCTTCGTGCAGAGCATCATCCGGAAGGTCAAGTCAGAGATCGGCGACGCTGGCTACTTTGACCACCACTGGGCCTCAGACCGCGGCCTGCTCAGCCGCCCCTATGCCTCTGTCTCGCCCtcactctcctcctcctcctctggctaCTCTGGACAGCCCAACGGGCGGGCCTGGCCCCGCGGGGACGAGGCCCCTGCAGCCCCCGAGGATGAGGCGGCTGGGGGTGAGGATGAGCCCCCCAGAGTGGGTGAGCTCAAGGCCGAGGGGGGCATCCCAGAGGCAGGCAGCGGTGGGCGGCTGGCCTACTACCCAGCATATGTGCCCCGCACACTGAAGCCCACCGTGCCGCCCCTGACCCCCGAGCAGTACGAGCTCTACATGTACCGTGAGGTAGACACGCTGGAGCTGACGCGCCAGGTCAAGGAGAAGCTAGCCAAGAACGGAATCTGCCAGAGGATCTTCGGGGAGAAG GTGCTGGGCCTGTCACAGGGCAGTGTGAGCGACATGCTGTCCCGACCAAAGCCATGGAGCAAGCTAACGCAGAAAGGGCGGGAGCCCTTTATCCGTATGCAGCTGTGGCTCTCCGACCAGCTCGGCCAGgccgccagccagcagcccagtgCCTCCCAGG CCAGTCCCACCGAGCCGAGGTCCTCgccatccccaccccccagccccacagAGCCGGAGAAGAGCTCCCAGGAGCCCTTGCGCCTGGCGCTGGAGAGCATCAAGGAGAACCAGCAGCCAGAGGGACGCTCCAGCTCCTCGCTGGGAGGGAAGATGTACTCGGGCAGCCAGGCCACAGGGGGCATCCAGGAGATTGTGGCCATGTCCCCCGAGCTGGACACATACTCCATCACCAAGAGGGTCAAAGAGGTCCTCACAGACAACAACCTAG GGCAGCGGCTGTTTGGGGAGAGCATCCTAGGGCTGACTCAGGGCTCTGTGTCTGACCTGCTGTCCCGGCCCAAACCCTGGCACAAGCTGAGCCTGAAGGGACGGGAGCCCTTTGTGCGCATGCAGCTGTGGCTCAATGACCCGCATAATGTGGAGAAGCTGAGGGACATGAAGAAGCTGGAGAAGAAAG CCTACCTGAAGCGCAGGTACGGTCTCATCAGCACCGGCTCTGACAGTGAGTCTCCAGCCGCCCGCTCTGagtgccccagcccctgcctgcagccccaggacCTGAGCCTCCTGCAAATCAAGAAGCCCCGAGTGGTGCTGGCACCAGAGGAGAAGGAGGCGCTAAAGAAGGCCTACCAGCTGGAGCCCTACCCCTCCCAACAGACCATTGAGCTCCTCTCTTTCCAGCTCAACCTCAAGACCAACACCGTCATCAACTGGTTCCACAACTACAG GTCCCGGATGCGCCGGGAGATGTTGGTGGAGGGGACCCAAGATGAACCGGACCCCGACCCCAGTGGGGGTTCTAGTGTCCTACTGCCAGGCCACTCCCACCCAGACCCCACCGCCCAGAGCCCTGACTCCGAGCCCGAGGACCAGAAGCCTACTGTGAAGGAACTGGGTCCTCAGGAGGGCCCTGAAGGCCTCACAGCCCTGAGCGCCCAGGGTAAGGCCCCAATGAGGATTAAGCAGGAACAGAGTGAGGAGGCTgccgaggaggaggaggcaggcagccaGCTCCGGGACTCACAGGAGCCGGGCCAAGGCCAAGGTTCCCCCACGGAGGCACGTCCCGACCCGCCAGGGGACAACGGACTCCCAGAGGCGGCCCCCGGGCTCCTCCTTCCAGGTGAGACCACCCCGGACCACCCCTCACTACAGCCGTCTCAGGAGAGCAAGCCTGGGGAACAGCTACACTTGGACCCTCAAAGTTTTAAGTCGGCCTCGGAGTCCTCACGCTGCAGCCTGGAGGTGTCACTGAACTCACCCTCAGCTGCCTCCTCACCGGGCCTCATGATGTCTGTATcacctgtcccctcctcctcagccccaatctccccatccccacctggCGCCCCCCCTGCCAAAGTGCCAAGTGCCAGCCCTACAGCCGACACAGCTGGGGCCTTGAACCCCAGCACCAAGGTGAACCCCAACCTGCAGCGGCGGCATGAGAAGATGGCCAACCTGAACAGCATCATCTATCGGCTAGAGAGGGCTGCCAATCGGGAGGAGGCCCTGGAGTGGGAATTCTGA
- the CUX2 gene encoding homeobox protein cut-like 2 isoform X17, with the protein MPGTVWAHDEVGLIMTNLEKANQVARCAGGVSRQEKEGSRAEPSDPSPQDKLGPGPLPTRLGEEPCPTEPRERAEAAQREVESLREQLASVNSSIRLACCSPQGPSGDKVNFALCSGPRLEAALASKDREILRLLKDVQHLQSSLQELEEASASQIADLERQLSAKSEAIEKLEEKLQAQSDYEEIKTELSILKAMKLASSTCNLPQGLAKPEDSLILAKEAFFPTQKFLLEKPSLLASPEEDPSEDDSIKDSLGTEQSYPSPLQLPPPPGPEDPLSPSPGQPLLGPGLGPDGPRTFSLSPFPSLASGERLAGDTLLSKHMMPPAAFKGEAGGLLVFPPAFYSTKAPSAPVTPAPGPEPPGGPEPVDGGGGGAAGAGAGAEEEQLDTAEIAFQVKEQLLKHNIGQRVFGHYVLGLSQGSVSEILARPKPWRKLTVKGKEPFIKMKQFLSDEQNVLALRTIQVRQRGSITPRIRTPETGSDDAIKSILEQAKKEIESQKGGEPKNSTAQLNITNGTAPASTSEDAIKNILEQARREMQAQQQALLEMEAGPCGQSVPPSPPERPSLAAMSQSGAPACVKQEDGGGSGGGGIGGTSSSATQTSLTVLSPAAFVQSIIRKVKSEIGDAGYFDHHWASDRGLLSRPYASVSPSLSSSSSGYSGQPNGRAWPRGDEAPAAPEDEAAGGEDEPPRVGELKAEGGIPEAGSGGRLAYYPAYVPRTLKPTVPPLTPEQYELYMYREVDTLELTRQVKEKLAKNGICQRIFGEKVLGLSQGSVSDMLSRPKPWSKLTQKGREPFIRMQLWLSDQLGQAASQQPSASQASPTEPRSSPSPPPSPTEPEKSSQEPLRLALESIKENQQPEGRSSSSLGGKMYSGSQATGGIQEIVAMSPELDTYSITKRVKEVLTDNNLGQRLFGESILGLTQGSVSDLLSRPKPWHKLSLKGREPFVRMQLWLNDPHNVEKLRDMKKLEKKAYLKRRYGLISTGSDSESPAARSECPSPCLQPQDLSLLQIKKPRVVLAPEEKEALKKAYQLEPYPSQQTIELLSFQLNLKTNTVINWFHNYRSRMRREMLVEGTQDEPDPDPSGGSSVLLPGHSHPDPTAQSPDSEPEDQKPTVKELGPQEGPEGLTALSAQGKAPMRIKQEQSEEAAEEEEAGSQLRDSQEPGQGQGSPTEARPDPPGDNGLPEAAPGLLLPGETTPDHPSLQPSQESKPGEQLHLDPQSFKSASESSRCSLEVSLNSPSAASSPGLMMSVSPVPSSSAPISPSPPGAPPAKVPSASPTADTAGALNPSTKVNPNLQRRHEKMANLNSIIYRLERAANREEALEWEF; encoded by the exons ATGAAGTTGGCCTGATCATGACCAACCTGGAGAAAGCAAATCAG GTGGCTCGCTGTGCAGGAGGTGTCTCCAGACAGGAGAAGGAGGGAAGCAGAGCAGAGCCTAGTGATCCCAGCCCACAGGACAAGCTGGGACCTGGGCCTCTCCCAACCAGGCTGGGCGAGGAGCCATGCCCCACGGAGCCAAGGGAG CGAGCAGAGGCCGCCCAGAGGGAGGTAGAAAGTCTTCGTGAACAGCTTGCCTCTGTCAACAGCTCCATCCGCCTGGCCTGCTGCTCCCCGCAGGGACCCAGTGGG GACAAGGTGAACTTTGCGCTCTGCTCAGGCCCTCGGCTCgaggctgccctggcctccaaGGACCGGGAGATCCTGCGGCTGCTGAAGGATGTGCAGCACCTCCAGAGCTCTCTGCAGGAGCTAGAGGAGGCCTCCGCCAGCCAGATCGCAGACCTGGAGCGGCAGCTCTCAGCCAAGTCCGAGGCCATAGAG aaactggaagagaagctCCAGGCACAGTCTGActatgaagaaattaaaacagagctGAG CATCCTGAAAGCCATGAAGCTGGCCTCCAGCACGTGCAACCTCCCCCAG GGCCTGGCCAAGCCTGAAGACTCACTGATCCTGGCAAAGGAGGCCTTCTTCCCCACGCAGAAATTCCTTCTGGAAAAACCCAGTCTCTTGGCCAGCCCTG AGGAGGACCCTTCAGAGGATGATTCCATCAAGGACTCTCTGGGCACGGAGCAGTCCTACCCATCCCCTCTGCAGCTCCCACCACCACCAGGGCCCGAAGATCCCCTTTCCCCAAGTCCGGGACAGCCCCTGCTGGGCCCTGGACTGGGCCCTGATGGCCCGCGGACTTTCTCACtgtcccccttccccagcctggcTTCGGGGGAGAGACTGGCAGGGGACACACTGTTGTCCAAGCACATGATGCCTCCAGCCGCCTTCAAGGGGGAGGCGGGCGGCCTGCTGGTGTTCCCCCCAGCCTTCTACAGCACCAAGGCCCCCTCAGCCCCTgtcaccccagcccctggccctgagCCTCCCGGGGGCCCCGAGCCAGTGGATGGTGGTGGAGGCGGTGCAGCTGGGGCAGGGGCCGGAGCAGAAGAGGAGCAACTAGACACGGCGGAGATTGCATTCCAGGTGAAGGAGCAGCTGCTCAAACACAACATAGGGCAGCGGGTGTTTGGCCACTATGTGCTGGGGCTGTCGCAGGGCTCAGTCAGCGAGATCTTGGCCCGCCCCAAGCCCTGGCGCAAGCTCACAGTGAAGGGCAAAGAGCCCTTCATCAAGATGAAGCAGTTCCTGTCAGATGAGCAGAACGTGCTGGCTCTGAGGACCATCCAGGTGCGGCAGCGAG GCAGTATCACCCCGAGAATCCGCACACCGGAGACAGGCTCAGACGATGCCATCAAGAGCATCCTGGAGCAGGCCAAGAAGGAGATCGAGTCTCAGAAGGGGG GTGAGCCCAAGAACTCAACAGCCCAATTGAACATCACCAATGGCACTGCCCCTGCTAGCACCTCAGAAGATGCCATCAAGAACATTCTGGAGCAAGCGCGCCGTGAGATGCAAGCACAGCAGCAGGCCCTGCTGGAGATGGAGGCAGGCCCGTGTGGCCAGTCGGTGCCCCCCTCACCCCCAGAGCGGCCCTCGCTGGCTGCCATGAGCCAGAGTGGGGCCCCAGCCTGTGTCAAGCAGGAGGAcggtggtggcagtggtggcgGTGGCATCGGGGGGACCAGCAGCAGTGCCACACAGACATCCCTCACAGTCCTGTCCCCCGCCGCCTTCGTGCAGAGCATCATCCGGAAGGTCAAGTCAGAGATCGGCGACGCTGGCTACTTTGACCACCACTGGGCCTCAGACCGCGGCCTGCTCAGCCGCCCCTATGCCTCTGTCTCGCCCtcactctcctcctcctcctctggctaCTCTGGACAGCCCAACGGGCGGGCCTGGCCCCGCGGGGACGAGGCCCCTGCAGCCCCCGAGGATGAGGCGGCTGGGGGTGAGGATGAGCCCCCCAGAGTGGGTGAGCTCAAGGCCGAGGGGGGCATCCCAGAGGCAGGCAGCGGTGGGCGGCTGGCCTACTACCCAGCATATGTGCCCCGCACACTGAAGCCCACCGTGCCGCCCCTGACCCCCGAGCAGTACGAGCTCTACATGTACCGTGAGGTAGACACGCTGGAGCTGACGCGCCAGGTCAAGGAGAAGCTAGCCAAGAACGGAATCTGCCAGAGGATCTTCGGGGAGAAG GTGCTGGGCCTGTCACAGGGCAGTGTGAGCGACATGCTGTCCCGACCAAAGCCATGGAGCAAGCTAACGCAGAAAGGGCGGGAGCCCTTTATCCGTATGCAGCTGTGGCTCTCCGACCAGCTCGGCCAGgccgccagccagcagcccagtgCCTCCCAGG CCAGTCCCACCGAGCCGAGGTCCTCgccatccccaccccccagccccacagAGCCGGAGAAGAGCTCCCAGGAGCCCTTGCGCCTGGCGCTGGAGAGCATCAAGGAGAACCAGCAGCCAGAGGGACGCTCCAGCTCCTCGCTGGGAGGGAAGATGTACTCGGGCAGCCAGGCCACAGGGGGCATCCAGGAGATTGTGGCCATGTCCCCCGAGCTGGACACATACTCCATCACCAAGAGGGTCAAAGAGGTCCTCACAGACAACAACCTAG GGCAGCGGCTGTTTGGGGAGAGCATCCTAGGGCTGACTCAGGGCTCTGTGTCTGACCTGCTGTCCCGGCCCAAACCCTGGCACAAGCTGAGCCTGAAGGGACGGGAGCCCTTTGTGCGCATGCAGCTGTGGCTCAATGACCCGCATAATGTGGAGAAGCTGAGGGACATGAAGAAGCTGGAGAAGAAAG CCTACCTGAAGCGCAGGTACGGTCTCATCAGCACCGGCTCTGACAGTGAGTCTCCAGCCGCCCGCTCTGagtgccccagcccctgcctgcagccccaggacCTGAGCCTCCTGCAAATCAAGAAGCCCCGAGTGGTGCTGGCACCAGAGGAGAAGGAGGCGCTAAAGAAGGCCTACCAGCTGGAGCCCTACCCCTCCCAACAGACCATTGAGCTCCTCTCTTTCCAGCTCAACCTCAAGACCAACACCGTCATCAACTGGTTCCACAACTACAG GTCCCGGATGCGCCGGGAGATGTTGGTGGAGGGGACCCAAGATGAACCGGACCCCGACCCCAGTGGGGGTTCTAGTGTCCTACTGCCAGGCCACTCCCACCCAGACCCCACCGCCCAGAGCCCTGACTCCGAGCCCGAGGACCAGAAGCCTACTGTGAAGGAACTGGGTCCTCAGGAGGGCCCTGAAGGCCTCACAGCCCTGAGCGCCCAGGGTAAGGCCCCAATGAGGATTAAGCAGGAACAGAGTGAGGAGGCTgccgaggaggaggaggcaggcagccaGCTCCGGGACTCACAGGAGCCGGGCCAAGGCCAAGGTTCCCCCACGGAGGCACGTCCCGACCCGCCAGGGGACAACGGACTCCCAGAGGCGGCCCCCGGGCTCCTCCTTCCAGGTGAGACCACCCCGGACCACCCCTCACTACAGCCGTCTCAGGAGAGCAAGCCTGGGGAACAGCTACACTTGGACCCTCAAAGTTTTAAGTCGGCCTCGGAGTCCTCACGCTGCAGCCTGGAGGTGTCACTGAACTCACCCTCAGCTGCCTCCTCACCGGGCCTCATGATGTCTGTATcacctgtcccctcctcctcagccccaatctccccatccccacctggCGCCCCCCCTGCCAAAGTGCCAAGTGCCAGCCCTACAGCCGACACAGCTGGGGCCTTGAACCCCAGCACCAAGGTGAACCCCAACCTGCAGCGGCGGCATGAGAAGATGGCCAACCTGAACAGCATCATCTATCGGCTAGAGAGGGCTGCCAATCGGGAGGAGGCCCTGGAGTGGGAATTCTGA